One window of the Cyanobium sp. AMD-g genome contains the following:
- a CDS encoding copper-translocating P-type ATPase: MSHSTTGSPCCHAEPAAGMTTAMERELAHELTVLRRKLTVAAVLTGLVVAATLPHMLGVHMGWLPGWFTSPWTQLVLSSPVLFWCGRDFFTGAWSALRRHSADMNTLVAAGTGIAWLASLVATAFPEVLVAEGLPADVYYETAAVILSLVLLGRLLEARARGQTSEAIRRLLQLQPPTARVLREGIATEVPVATVAVGDLVQVRPGEKLPLDGVVVEGSSWVEESMLTGEPTPVAKGPGDGVIGASMNRSGSFSFRVTRVGADTMLSRIVELVRQAQSSHTQVQRLADQVVGWFVPVVIAIAIATFVLWFLISGNVVLSTLFLVSVLVIACPCALGLATPTAIMVASGKGAENGLIFRSAEALETAGGLRTIVLDKTGTLTAGQPEVTDFERLRGGRLPARSLLALVTAVESRSEHPLAEAIVAYATRRRGDEVLPDVDAFEAMTGLGVLATVGGQEVRVGSLRWLEASGLDTAPLDPVVARLERAARSVAAVAVDGRIEACFGIADPIKPEAHAAVAALRKLGLEVVLLSGDARRTSEVVAADVGIKRVIAEVLPGDKAAVVQRLQEQGQGPVAMVGDGLNDAPALARAEVGIAMGTGTDVAIAASDITVLSGHLGGVPAAIELSRRTMATIRQNLFFAFAYNVAGIPIAAGLLFPLTGWLLNPMLAGAAMAFSSVSVVSNALRLRGFRPTHRPAGALA; encoded by the coding sequence ATGAGCCACTCCACCACGGGTTCCCCCTGTTGCCATGCCGAGCCGGCGGCCGGCATGACGACGGCCATGGAACGGGAGCTGGCCCATGAGCTCACCGTCCTGCGCCGCAAGCTGACGGTGGCGGCCGTGCTCACGGGGCTCGTGGTGGCCGCCACCCTGCCCCACATGCTCGGTGTCCACATGGGCTGGTTGCCGGGCTGGTTCACCAGCCCCTGGACCCAGCTGGTGCTGAGTTCCCCAGTGCTGTTCTGGTGCGGCCGGGACTTCTTCACCGGCGCCTGGTCGGCCTTGCGCCGCCACAGCGCCGACATGAACACGCTGGTGGCCGCCGGCACCGGCATCGCCTGGCTGGCCTCGCTGGTGGCCACCGCCTTTCCCGAGGTCCTCGTCGCTGAGGGGCTGCCCGCAGATGTGTACTACGAAACCGCCGCGGTGATCCTCTCCCTGGTGCTGCTGGGGCGGCTGCTGGAAGCCCGGGCCCGCGGCCAGACCTCCGAGGCGATCCGGCGGCTGTTGCAGCTCCAGCCTCCCACGGCCCGGGTGCTTCGGGAGGGAATCGCCACGGAGGTCCCGGTGGCCACAGTGGCGGTGGGTGACCTGGTGCAGGTGCGGCCCGGCGAAAAGCTTCCCCTCGACGGGGTGGTGGTGGAGGGCAGTTCCTGGGTGGAGGAATCGATGCTCACCGGTGAGCCGACGCCGGTGGCCAAGGGCCCCGGGGATGGGGTGATCGGCGCCTCGATGAACCGCAGCGGCAGTTTCAGCTTCCGTGTCACCCGGGTGGGCGCTGACACCATGCTGTCCCGCATCGTGGAGCTGGTGCGCCAGGCCCAGAGCTCCCATACCCAGGTGCAGCGCCTGGCGGATCAGGTGGTGGGCTGGTTCGTTCCGGTGGTCATCGCCATCGCCATCGCCACCTTTGTTCTCTGGTTCCTGATCAGCGGCAACGTGGTGCTCTCGACGCTGTTCCTGGTGAGCGTGCTGGTGATCGCCTGCCCCTGCGCCCTGGGCCTGGCCACCCCCACCGCGATCATGGTGGCCTCCGGGAAGGGGGCCGAGAACGGCCTGATCTTCCGCAGTGCCGAGGCGCTGGAAACGGCCGGCGGCTTGCGCACCATCGTGCTCGACAAGACGGGCACCCTCACAGCCGGCCAGCCCGAGGTGACCGATTTCGAACGCCTCCGCGGCGGCAGGCTGCCGGCCCGGAGCCTCCTGGCCCTGGTGACGGCGGTGGAATCGCGCTCGGAACATCCCCTGGCCGAAGCGATCGTGGCCTACGCCACAAGACGTCGCGGCGACGAAGTGCTTCCGGATGTGGACGCCTTCGAGGCCATGACGGGGCTTGGCGTTCTGGCCACCGTGGGCGGGCAAGAGGTGAGGGTGGGCAGCCTCCGCTGGCTGGAAGCGTCTGGCCTGGACACCGCCCCCCTCGATCCGGTGGTGGCACGCCTGGAGCGGGCCGCCCGCAGCGTGGCCGCGGTGGCGGTGGACGGGCGGATCGAGGCCTGCTTCGGCATCGCCGATCCGATCAAACCCGAAGCCCATGCCGCCGTGGCGGCCTTGCGCAAGCTGGGTCTGGAGGTGGTGCTGCTCAGCGGTGATGCCCGCCGCACCAGCGAAGTGGTGGCCGCCGATGTGGGCATCAAGCGGGTGATTGCCGAGGTGCTTCCCGGCGATAAGGCGGCGGTGGTGCAGCGCTTGCAGGAGCAGGGCCAGGGACCGGTGGCGATGGTGGGTGACGGCCTCAACGACGCTCCGGCCCTGGCCCGGGCCGAGGTGGGCATCGCCATGGGCACGGGCACCGATGTGGCGATCGCCGCCAGTGACATCACCGTGCTCTCGGGCCATCTGGGTGGCGTGCCGGCGGCGATCGAACTCAGTCGCCGCACCATGGCCACCATCCGCCAGAACCTCTTCTTCGCCTTCGCTTACAACGTGGCGGGGATCCCGATCGCCGCCGGCCTGCTGTTCCCGCTCACGGGTTGGCTGCTGAACCCGATGCTGGCGGGGGCCGCCATGGCTTTCAGCTCGGTGTCGGTGGTCAGCAATGCCCTGCGGTTGCGTGGCTTTCGGCCCACCCATCGTCCTGCGGGGGCCTTGGCATGA
- a CDS encoding cupredoxin domain-containing protein — MTSLCVAPPLVLAAPLWRTIPQPLALQVLVTAVGLALIVAELWWFLGRHGGGVVASEGEQGVQEITIAVAGGYSPSQIRVKAGRPVRLRFHRTDPSGCVAQVVFPDFQRTLDLPLGATTSIELLPSRPGAYPFHCGMNMVRGSLVAE; from the coding sequence ATGACGTCCCTCTGCGTCGCACCGCCCCTCGTTCTCGCAGCGCCCCTGTGGCGCACGATTCCCCAGCCGCTGGCCCTGCAGGTGCTGGTGACGGCAGTCGGGCTGGCCCTGATCGTTGCGGAGCTCTGGTGGTTCCTGGGACGCCATGGTGGCGGCGTGGTGGCCAGCGAAGGGGAGCAGGGGGTGCAGGAGATCACCATCGCCGTGGCTGGCGGCTACTCCCCCTCCCAGATCAGGGTGAAGGCGGGCCGGCCTGTGCGCCTCCGTTTTCACCGCACCGATCCGAGCGGCTGTGTGGCCCAGGTGGTCTTTCCGGACTTCCAACGCACCCTTGACCTGCCCCTGGGGGCCACCACCAGCATTGAACTGCTGCCCAGCCGACCGGGGGCTTACCCGTTCCACTGCGGCATGAACATGGTGCGCGGCAGCCTCGTGGCGGAGTGA
- a CDS encoding DoxX family protein yields MTTTVLLEMFAGFFTAFIALWMLALNRPTASAAVPISVEDSAPAQGSAIAATVRHGLSSYLLREGRLANTGLLILRLAIGAMMIHHGQDKLADPQSFATNYVVPLHLPFPLFFAHVAGYSEILGSWLLILGLLSPLGALALTGTMAVAAYHHILTSGLNIYVLELVVLYLGGSLALLLVGPGRYSFDAGIVDGLLADSGASLATASATQATSTAYDLLPEAS; encoded by the coding sequence ATGACCACCACTGTCCTGCTTGAGATGTTTGCGGGTTTTTTCACCGCCTTCATCGCCCTGTGGATGCTGGCCCTCAACCGCCCGACGGCCAGCGCTGCCGTGCCCATCAGCGTCGAAGACAGCGCCCCTGCCCAGGGCTCTGCCATCGCCGCGACCGTGCGCCACGGCCTGTCGTCCTATTTGCTGCGGGAAGGGCGCCTGGCCAACACCGGCCTGCTGATCCTGCGCCTGGCCATCGGCGCCATGATGATCCACCACGGCCAGGACAAGCTGGCCGATCCCCAGTCGTTTGCGACCAACTACGTGGTGCCCCTGCACCTGCCCTTCCCCCTGTTCTTCGCCCACGTGGCGGGCTACTCGGAGATCCTGGGCAGCTGGCTGCTGATCCTCGGACTGCTCTCGCCCCTGGGGGCACTGGCCCTCACCGGCACCATGGCGGTGGCCGCCTACCACCACATCCTCACCAGCGGTCTCAACATCTACGTGCTTGAGCTGGTGGTGCTCTATCTGGGCGGCAGCCTCGCCCTGCTCCTGGTCGGTCCGGGCCGCTACTCATTTGATGCCGGCATCGTCGACGGACTGCTGGCTGATTCCGGCGCCAGCTTGGCGACGGCTTCCGCGACCCAGGCCACATCAACCGCCTACGACCTGCTGCCGGAAGCCAGCTGA
- a CDS encoding cryptochrome/deoxyribodipyrimidine photo-lyase family protein, producing MALQVVWFKRDLRLHNHRPLVEAARRGPVLPLYVVEPELWQRPDASARQWSFCREALKELAEALADLGQPLVVRVGEVVAVLEAAHRRHGIAGLWSHQETGNLWTYDRDRRVAAWARDRGIPWQESASFGVIRALKDRRGWARAWEQRMAEPLLAPPAALTPLVGIALRSLPAAADLGLETDPCPGRQRGGRRAGRELLEGFLHQRGRGYHRRLSSPLTAFEACSRLSPHLAWGTLSMGEVVQQARARRLALATLPAHASAGWPRALDAFLSRLHWHCHFIQKLERQPSIEIQELHPATRGLRRTDPERLAAWSEGRTGVPFVDACMRALHHGGWINFRMRAMLLSFASHHLWIDWRDSGLHLARQFVDYEPGIHWSQCQMQSGTTGINTIRIYNPIKQGLDHDPEGMFLGHWLPELAAVPAAWRHEPWRMDPGTQEACGCRIGADYPAPLVDVAAAAREARERLWGLRRQPGFGAAADVIQERHGSRRSGRPPSGKGGGPRRRRVADGQLCLDLGLAPEGASRFVT from the coding sequence ATGGCGCTTCAGGTGGTCTGGTTCAAGCGCGATCTGCGCCTCCACAACCACCGCCCTCTGGTGGAGGCGGCGCGACGCGGCCCGGTGCTGCCCCTCTACGTCGTGGAACCGGAGCTGTGGCAACGCCCCGACGCCTCAGCCAGGCAGTGGAGCTTCTGCCGGGAGGCGCTGAAGGAGTTGGCAGAGGCACTGGCCGACCTGGGCCAGCCGCTGGTGGTCCGCGTTGGCGAGGTGGTGGCCGTGCTCGAGGCCGCCCATCGGCGCCATGGCATCGCCGGGCTCTGGAGCCACCAGGAGACGGGCAACCTCTGGACCTACGACCGGGACCGCCGCGTGGCGGCCTGGGCCAGGGATCGGGGCATCCCCTGGCAGGAATCCGCCAGCTTCGGCGTGATCCGGGCCCTCAAGGATCGCCGTGGCTGGGCCCGGGCCTGGGAGCAACGCATGGCCGAACCCCTGCTGGCCCCTCCCGCCGCCCTGACCCCGCTGGTCGGGATCGCCCTGCGGAGCCTGCCCGCCGCCGCTGATCTGGGGTTGGAAACGGACCCCTGCCCCGGGCGGCAGCGGGGCGGCCGCCGGGCCGGACGGGAACTGCTGGAGGGGTTCCTGCACCAACGGGGTCGCGGCTACCACCGCAGGCTCTCCAGTCCCCTGACCGCCTTTGAAGCCTGTTCGCGGCTCTCGCCCCACCTGGCCTGGGGCACGCTGTCGATGGGGGAGGTGGTGCAGCAGGCCCGCGCCCGTCGGCTCGCCCTGGCGACGTTGCCGGCCCACGCCAGCGCCGGCTGGCCCCGGGCGCTGGACGCCTTCCTCTCGCGCCTGCACTGGCACTGCCATTTCATCCAGAAGCTGGAACGCCAGCCCTCGATCGAAATCCAGGAGCTGCATCCCGCCACCCGGGGGCTGCGCCGCACCGATCCCGAGCGACTGGCTGCCTGGAGCGAGGGACGCACCGGGGTGCCGTTCGTGGATGCCTGCATGCGCGCCCTGCACCACGGCGGCTGGATCAACTTCCGCATGCGGGCGATGCTGCTGTCCTTCGCCAGCCATCACCTCTGGATCGACTGGCGCGACAGCGGCCTGCACCTGGCCCGCCAGTTCGTGGACTACGAGCCCGGCATCCACTGGAGCCAGTGCCAGATGCAGAGCGGCACCACGGGCATCAACACGATCCGGATCTACAACCCGATCAAGCAGGGGCTCGACCACGATCCGGAGGGGATGTTTCTGGGGCACTGGCTGCCGGAACTGGCGGCCGTGCCCGCCGCCTGGCGCCATGAGCCCTGGCGGATGGATCCGGGCACCCAGGAGGCGTGCGGCTGCCGCATCGGAGCTGACTACCCCGCCCCGCTCGTGGATGTGGCCGCCGCCGCCCGGGAGGCCCGGGAACGGCTCTGGGGCCTGCGGCGCCAGCCCGGTTTCGGCGCTGCCGCCGACGTCATCCAGGAACGGCATGGCTCCCGGCGCTCGGGACGGCCCCCCTCCGGCAAGGGCGGTGGTCCCCGGCGCCGGCGGGTCGCTGACGGCCAGCTCTGCCTGGATCTGGGCCTGGCCCCGGAGGGCGCTTCACGTTTCGTTACCTAA
- a CDS encoding chlorophyll a/b-binding protein produces the protein MTDSTTRFGFVAFAETWNGRLAMLGFVIGLGTEILTGQGILAQIGLG, from the coding sequence ATGACCGACTCCACCACCCGCTTCGGCTTCGTCGCCTTCGCTGAAACCTGGAACGGCCGTCTTGCCATGCTTGGTTTCGTGATCGGCCTCGGCACCGAAATCCTCACCGGCCAGGGCATCCTTGCCCAGATCGGCCTCGGCTGA
- a CDS encoding DUF2973 domain-containing protein: MLEALFPIVYMVSFAVIAGGAFALMTQNLRSASTTPAKRPSHPEAPAPGEQVLYVDLSRERLEQLYEQAS; encoded by the coding sequence ATGCTGGAAGCCCTGTTCCCCATCGTTTACATGGTCAGCTTCGCGGTGATCGCCGGCGGCGCCTTTGCCCTGATGACCCAGAACCTGCGCAGCGCTTCGACGACGCCGGCCAAGCGGCCCTCCCATCCCGAAGCCCCCGCCCCGGGGGAACAAGTGCTGTATGTGGACCTCAGCCGCGAACGGCTCGAGCAGCTCTACGAGCAGGCCAGCTGA
- a CDS encoding pyridoxamine 5'-phosphate oxidase, with protein MPTPTQDVPLPPWRPLVRGALERQGRSSPQARWLQLASLAADGTPRVRTLVFRCWAGGAALDLLTDRRSAKSGELKGKAPLELCWVLPKARCQFRLRGGRLPLAGEEERQALDRHWQALTPRGRALWGWPAPGEPLQAEAPFPRELDDGAPRPDHFELLRVQLQRVELLELQGHPHRRRCWRASNGWQEEWLNP; from the coding sequence ATGCCCACGCCAACCCAGGACGTGCCCCTGCCCCCGTGGCGCCCTCTGGTGCGCGGGGCGCTGGAGCGCCAGGGACGTTCTTCTCCCCAGGCCCGCTGGCTGCAGTTGGCCAGCCTGGCGGCGGACGGCACCCCGAGGGTGCGGACCCTGGTGTTCCGCTGCTGGGCCGGGGGAGCGGCCCTGGACCTGCTCACCGACCGCCGCAGCGCCAAAAGCGGTGAACTGAAAGGGAAGGCACCGCTGGAGCTTTGCTGGGTGCTGCCGAAGGCCCGCTGCCAGTTCCGCCTCAGGGGCGGGCGTCTGCCGCTTGCGGGCGAGGAGGAACGGCAGGCCCTGGATCGCCACTGGCAGGCCCTCACCCCCAGGGGCCGGGCCCTCTGGGGCTGGCCGGCGCCGGGGGAACCGCTGCAGGCGGAAGCGCCGTTCCCGCGGGAACTCGATGACGGCGCGCCAAGGCCGGACCACTTCGAGCTGCTGCGGGTGCAGCTGCAGCGGGTGGAGCTGCTGGAGCTGCAGGGTCACCCTCACCGGCGCCGCTGCTGGCGGGCCAGCAACGGCTGGCAGGAGGAGTGGCTCAATCCGTGA
- a CDS encoding methyltransferase domain-containing protein has translation MAVLVLNEAERRKLDGTDDALFYAEPRYVQHLDGAFRRRLTALYRERIPPCAVVLDLMSSWVSHLPEEIRYEEVIGHGLNGAELAANPRLDRHWLQNLNQDQRLPLADASVDAVLMVAGWQYLQRPEPVAAELLRVVRPAGQVIVAFSNRMFFQKAPQVWTDGSDRDHLAYISRVLQAQGWPAPQLIAESTRAEGPQGWLGGQGDPFFAVVAEKPAP, from the coding sequence ATGGCGGTGCTGGTGCTGAACGAGGCGGAGCGGCGCAAGCTGGACGGCACCGACGACGCCCTCTTCTATGCCGAGCCGCGCTACGTGCAGCACCTCGACGGCGCCTTCCGACGCCGGCTCACGGCGCTCTACCGCGAGCGGATCCCCCCCTGTGCGGTGGTGCTGGACCTGATGAGCAGCTGGGTGAGTCACCTGCCCGAGGAGATCCGCTACGAAGAGGTGATCGGCCACGGCCTCAACGGGGCCGAGCTGGCGGCGAACCCCCGCCTGGATCGTCACTGGCTGCAGAACCTCAACCAGGACCAGCGGCTTCCCCTGGCGGACGCCAGCGTGGATGCGGTGCTGATGGTGGCGGGCTGGCAGTACCTGCAACGGCCCGAACCGGTGGCGGCCGAACTGCTGCGGGTGGTGCGCCCCGCCGGCCAGGTGATCGTGGCCTTCTCCAACCGGATGTTCTTCCAGAAGGCGCCTCAGGTCTGGACGGACGGCAGCGACCGGGATCACCTCGCCTACATCAGCCGGGTGCTACAGGCCCAGGGCTGGCCGGCGCCGCAGCTGATCGCCGAGTCGACGCGGGCAGAGGGCCCCCAGGGCTGGCTGGGGGGACAGGGAGATCCGTTCTTTGCCGTCGTGGCCGAAAAGCCTGCGCCCTAG
- a CDS encoding VOC family protein, which produces MPPAVPPPFLVLAADDPERLAVFYGALLQTTPLVGASARHWRLQGPGEGRLEIYAPSRRRPRPRGEGRLALCFSRPAGQNPPLQVLNDWLTTVLPLGAALVEPPRQEPFGAEAWLADPEGNRLLLLVSNA; this is translated from the coding sequence ATGCCCCCTGCCGTTCCACCCCCCTTCCTGGTGCTGGCCGCCGACGACCCCGAGCGTCTGGCCGTCTTCTACGGCGCCCTGCTGCAGACCACTCCCCTGGTGGGCGCCAGTGCCCGCCACTGGCGCTTGCAGGGGCCAGGCGAGGGGCGGCTGGAGATCTACGCCCCGTCCCGCCGGCGTCCCCGTCCCCGCGGCGAGGGCCGGCTGGCCCTCTGCTTCTCCCGCCCGGCTGGGCAGAACCCGCCCCTGCAGGTGCTCAACGACTGGCTCACGACCGTCCTGCCCCTGGGGGCGGCGCTGGTGGAGCCGCCGCGGCAGGAACCCTTCGGCGCCGAGGCCTGGCTGGCCGATCCGGAGGGCAACCGGCTGCTGCTCCTGGTCAGCAACGCCTGA
- a CDS encoding PfkB family carbohydrate kinase, with translation MEPLLPLPLDALPELPPLALAVVGHVEMVSFIGVEHLPAAGEILHADDFCELPAGGGAVVAVQMARLTGGRIPFFTALGDDAVGRRAADELEGLGLELHIAWREAPTRRGITFIDAGGERTITVIGERLMPTAADGLPWQRLAGADGVFATATDAAGLRLARRARVLAATPRVRLATLREAGVTLDALIGSSADPGEAYRPGDLEPAPSLYIGTEAERGGVLEPGGRYAAVLRQGPVLDAYGAGDSFAAGVTTALAAGWSLQDAISLGAHCGAASLDGRGPYASQLQLRRC, from the coding sequence ATGGAGCCGCTCCTCCCCCTGCCCCTGGACGCCCTGCCGGAGCTGCCCCCGCTGGCACTGGCGGTGGTGGGCCACGTGGAGATGGTGAGCTTCATCGGCGTTGAGCACCTGCCGGCGGCCGGCGAGATCCTCCATGCCGACGATTTCTGCGAACTCCCCGCCGGCGGCGGCGCCGTGGTGGCCGTGCAGATGGCCCGTCTCACAGGAGGGCGGATTCCCTTCTTCACGGCCCTGGGCGATGACGCCGTCGGGCGCCGGGCCGCCGACGAGCTCGAGGGCCTGGGGCTGGAGCTGCACATCGCCTGGCGTGAGGCCCCGACCCGGCGGGGGATCACCTTCATCGACGCCGGCGGCGAACGCACGATCACGGTGATCGGCGAGCGGCTGATGCCCACCGCCGCCGATGGGCTGCCGTGGCAGCGGTTGGCCGGGGCCGACGGCGTGTTCGCCACGGCCACCGATGCGGCTGGCCTGCGGCTGGCACGGCGGGCCCGGGTGCTGGCCGCCACGCCACGGGTGCGGCTGGCGACCCTGCGGGAGGCGGGCGTGACCCTCGACGCCCTGATCGGCAGCTCCGCCGATCCCGGCGAGGCCTACCGGCCGGGGGATCTGGAGCCGGCGCCATCCCTTTACATCGGCACCGAGGCCGAAAGGGGCGGGGTGCTGGAGCCCGGTGGTCGCTATGCCGCCGTACTGCGCCAGGGCCCCGTGCTGGATGCCTACGGCGCCGGCGACAGCTTTGCCGCTGGTGTCACCACGGCCCTGGCTGCCGGCTGGAGCCTCCAGGACGCCATCAGCCTCGGCGCCCACTGCGGCGCCGCCAGTCTCGATGGCCGCGGACCCTACGCCAGCCAGCTGCAGCTCAGGCGTTGCTGA